AAGGCAGTAAAGCAATTCTCTTTTAAAGAACTTAAGAAATGCACAAACAACTTTTCACCAGCTAATGATGTTGGATCTGGGGGTTATGGAAAGGTCTTGATTGTTGCTTATTTGATTCAGATATGTCTTAAATTGAACAATTTGTTACCAAGTGTTTCATTTCATACTTATTTCTTTGTTAATAAAATGTAACATTTACTGATAGATATTCTTGTGTGTGTATAAAGGTTTATAAGGGAACTCTTCCCTCTGGACAACTGATAGCCATAAAACGAGCTCAAAAGGAATCGAAGCAGGGCGGGTTAGAATTCAAAGCCGAGATTGAACTCCTTTCAAGGGTTCACCACAAGAATGTGGTAAGCCTAGTTGGATTCTGCTTTGAAGAAGGGGAACAGATGCTGGTTTATGAGTTTGTTCCAAATGGAACCTTGAAGGATACTATCACAGGTTCTTTTAAACATCAAGCTTGATACTTACTTGAGATATTAGTTTTGTAATTTTATAACATGCATGTGATGTGATGTGATCTATGCAGGGAAATCAGGCATTAGATTTGGGTGGCATAGAAGGATCAAAGTAGCCCTTGGAGCTGCAAGCGGTTTGGCTTATCTTCATGAACACGCCGATCCTCCAATCATACACAGGGATATcaaatcaaacaacattttgcTGGATGAGAAGCTTGATGCAAAAGTTGCTGATTTTGGCCTATCCAAACCAATATTAGATTATGACAAAGATCATGTCACCACTCAAGTTAAAGGAACAATGGTTAGTTTCTCATGATTGATTCTATAGTGCTATAGTTTCTCAAACTTGTAGCACAAGGTAATAtaattttcattctaattttaggGATACTTGGATCCAGAATACTACATAAGTCAGCAGGTGACTGAGAAGAGTGATGTGTATAGTTTTGGAGTACTGATGCTAGAGCTCATAACCGGACGAAAGCCGATAGATCGAGGCAAATACATTGTAAAAGTGGTCAGGAATTCAATTGACAAGACTAAGGACATGTATGGCCTGCATGAACTCATCGACCGAGCCATCAGAGATGGCTCGGCCCTGAATGGTTTTGAGAAGTTTGTTGATCTTGCAATGATGTGTCTTGAAGAATCAGGAGCTGACAGGCCTCCAATGAGTGATGTAGTGAAAGAGATTGAAATCATATTGCACTCAATTGGTTTGGACCCTGCTGCTGATCAATCTGAACCATCAACTTCTTCAAGTTTTCAACATAATGAGGTAAGCTTAGAGAGTTCCCATCAACCTTACAGCAGTGAATCCTTGTATTCAAGCTCCGAATATATACAAAAACACCATGAGCATGAGCCTAGATAAGTCTTCCAAGATCCAAGGTAAGAGAAAAGTAGAACAACTTTTGGATAAGGAGTTTGTAAATGTTAGCTGAAGGGTGAAACATCATCaacattttaattctctttttcattttcttcctgTATATATATTTCTATAATTATGAATTATATTGGTGTTGTTAAGAACATACACAAGTACAAACTATTATTATTCTAGgactttttattaaataaatataatatatacaaatatGAGAATATTTATACGTTTATATAtgtaaatatgatttttaatgaTAATGAATGGATAACTAAAACATAGAAGGTGTTTGGAGTAagtttgaattgatttaaaagataaaatcgaTATAAGTTGTATTTATTTAGATtgtattgatttgatttgattttattttattttttaaataattacattttatattatataaatttgaatttatttttcaatttaattagatttaaatTATCGTAATTTGGATTAGATTGATTTATTGGATTctacaaaaaaatttaacttcTTACAACttctgaattaaaaaaaaaaaagataataaagtgGTTCCAATGTAATTTTGAATTTAAGATATATCAAATTTAACTAATTATATTTCAAGAGAAATTTAGATTGTGTTGATTTAGATGCTATGGATTTGATttataaataattgtaatttatactgtattaatttaaatttattttttaatttaatcagATTTAAATTATTCTGATTTGGATTAGATTGATTTAttcaattttagaaaaaaaattaccatttaaaacttttgaattaaaaaaaaagataataataaggTTGTTAAAGTTATCACACCaatgtaattttaaatttagagcATCTCAAATTTAACAAACAATATTTTAGGAGAAACTTATCATAATTTATTAGGCTTTATTCATAAAAATCTTAATCAGCTAaccatgaaaataataaaatatcatgctTGAATAATTGAATGTTTATACAACAGCAATTGGCCTGATATGATATCTATGTTGGAGAGGCTATCCCAAGGAGTTGTTTTCAGAAAAttattgtaaataaaatataaaaaattaataataaaaatagtattatataatataatataaaatgaaTGAGCGGGTtggaaattaaatataaaagctaatCTAAGCTAATTCATTATTCACGCCATTTGTTAATAATATGATAAGATCAATCCAATTTAAACTTTTGCAAATATACAAGTTACCTATTATAAAAGTACACACATTAAGAtatcattaatttaattaaaatatatctttttttttgggtaaaaattaaaacatatcTTTATATTAAAAAAGTTCTTCCTAGAGTGATTTTTCCGTAATTTTGTTTTTGGCGTTTGCCCAGTTGTTTaaactttaaacaaaaaaaattaaaaaaatgaaataaaaatattattaaaaaaacttaaatttgagcccaaatattataataaaaaatataaaatagtacctcatacaaaaattaaatttaagaagtgagtatttaaaataataaaaaaaactcagacaaaaatatcaaatttaacttccacAAAAAtcgaattatataatttaaagtttaaattatttaagataaacatatcttaagatttaaaaatatctATTCACTTAAAAGTAGTTATAGTTAACCGTACTACTAACACTATAAATAGTAAATCACAATGATATAAATCATATAGTAAACATCAATAGAAATTATTCAGaatcttctcttttatttttgttttacaatGGGTGTGAATCAGTGTGTGAAAGTAGCTCTTTTTTTAGGTCTCTTAATATTATTttgctcttctttttcttcatcagaAGATGTGAAGCTTAAAGTGAAAGGAGTCACAAAcattgctacaactgatgagaaTTTTATATGTGCAACATTGGATTGGTGGCCATCTAATAAATGTGACTATAACCAATGTCCATGGGGAAAAGCTGGAATTCTCAACttggtattttatttatttattttgtttgatatTATTGTCCTATATTACTAATCAGAATATTGTATGCATTTTTAAATTtcataatgataattaattattatttttgcaaCCTTTTTGTAGGACTTGAATAACACGATACTCTCAAATGCAATCAAAGGTAAgccatattttttctaatttaaaaataaataatgagtATTCCACATTATTATCTATCATTCAAAGGTTCatctaatttaattacttttaaaattgtTGTAGCATTCAATCCTCTAAGGATTAGATTAGGAGGTTCACTACAAGATCAAATTATTTACCAATTTGGAAAGCAAAAGCAATGTCCAACTATGAGAAAGAAAGATAACGGCTTGTTTGGATTCAGTGTTGGATGCCTCCTCAGAAAGAGATGGGATGAAGTGAATCACTTTTTCAACAAAACcgggtaattaattaattaattaatattattttaatttctcatTAATGTTGTTATAATTACTTCACAAAcaatcaatcttatcttatcATATTTACTCTCAACTGTGTAGTGTCAAATTTACATTTGGCTTAAACGCACTTATGGGCAAGAAAAATTCTAAGGAAGATCAATTAAACTGGAAAGGAGATTGGAATCCAAACAATGCCATAAGCCTCATGAAGTACACTGTCTCAAAAGGATACAACATAGATTCATATGAATTTGgtaccaaattaaattaaaatccttttaatttttataattaactaatttaatttttacccataatttttataaatttaacaatTTGTGCTAATTAATGATATAGGAAACGAGCTATGCTCGGAAGGAGTATCAGCAAGAATAGATAGTGTTCAATATGCAAAAGATATCACAAAATTAAGGCATATAGTTAACTCATTATACCCAAATGCCACAACAAGACCAAAGGTGTTGGGTCCAGCTGGATTTTATGGTAAAGAATGGTTTGATAGCTTCTTGCAACATGTTGGACCTGGTGTCATTGATGGAGTTACACATCACATTTATAACCTTGGTGCTGGTATGTATAataattgagaatatttttttgtcatatttttatttttactatttgattaataatggtatttttttaattatgatatCTTgtgatatttttttcaaaatctagaatGATTTAATTTAGGAAGTAGAAATAGAACTATTCGAATTGTGTACTTAGATcttccgatttgtgtttaaaaaattaaaaaaatttgaagtacACAAATTGGACCGTCCAATTTGTGTactctaaatctttttaatttttttaaacataaatcaGACCCTCTAATTTGTGTAtcccaatttttttaatttcataaccACAAATCGGAGGATCCAATTATGTACCtcctataattttaaaaacaccAATATTAAAGTATATTACTCATTTCACTtccatatctaaattttttatccGTTTTTTGTtgcttagttaatttttttagttctaagaatataattatattataaaattatattatataggtGTTGATAGGGATCTTATTAGCAAGGTTCAAGACCCATATTTCTTAAGCAAAATTGCACAAACTTTCAAGGATGTTTCAACGGCGGTGAAGGAATTCACACCATGGGCTGGAGCATGGGTTGGAGAATCTGGTGGAGCTTATAATAGTGGAGGCAAAGATGTATCACATACTTTTGTTAATGgcttttggtaatttttttttaaaattgaatttcagCTTTctaattcttttatatattttttaataatttttttaattaataataactatAGGTATTTGGACCAATTGGGTATGACATCAACCTTCAACCACAAAGTTTATTGTAGACAAGCTTTGATTGGAGGAAACTATGCTTTGCTAAATACAACATCATTCATTCCTAATCCAGATTATTATGGGTATGTCATATATATTTATTCATATTCATAAAAGTAGTTAAATTAAATGCCATTTCTGAATGAATAAcaactttattttctttaaaCAGAGCACTTTTGTGGCATCGGCTTATGGGAACCAATGTACTTTCTATTTCTCATGATAGTTCACCATATCTACGTACATATGCTCATTGTTCTAAAGAAGGAGTAAGCTAATAATTTGATTTATACATTttagaagttttttttttcaattttaaaataactttttaaaagttataacatATTATCGATTTAATTATTGTCATAGAGCGGAATCACATTGCTACTAATAAACATGGAGAATTCGACATCTTTTGATGTGTCCCTTGTGAATGACATGAATTTTTATCCGGAGGAGTTGGCATCAGAAGGAATAAACAAAGGGAATTTGATGGATTCATTGAAAAGGAAAGAGTACCACTTGACACCTAAAGATGGAAACATTCAAAGTGATGTTGTGCTTTTGAATGGAACTCCACTTGAACTCACCAAGTCAAAGGAAATTCCAGAGCTTAAGCCAAAGATTGttgatgcttcttcttcttctccaatcaaaGTTGCACCTCATTCAATAGTTTTTGTGCAAATCAATAATTTCAACGCACCTGCATGTG
The sequence above is drawn from the Arachis hypogaea cultivar Tifrunner chromosome 4, arahy.Tifrunner.gnm2.J5K5, whole genome shotgun sequence genome and encodes:
- the LOC112794576 gene encoding heparanase-like protein 2; translated protein: MGVNQCVKVALFLGLLILFCSSFSSSEDVKLKVKGVTNIATTDENFICATLDWWPSNKCDYNQCPWGKAGILNLDLNNTILSNAIKAFNPLRIRLGGSLQDQIIYQFGKQKQCPTMRKKDNGLFGFSVGCLLRKRWDEVNHFFNKTGVKFTFGLNALMGKKNSKEDQLNWKGDWNPNNAISLMKYTVSKGYNIDSYEFGNELCSEGVSARIDSVQYAKDITKLRHIVNSLYPNATTRPKVLGPAGFYGKEWFDSFLQHVGPGVIDGVTHHIYNLGAGVDRDLISKVQDPYFLSKIAQTFKDVSTAVKEFTPWAGAWVGESGGAYNSGGKDVSHTFVNGFWYLDQLGMTSTFNHKVYCRQALIGGNYALLNTTSFIPNPDYYGALLWHRLMGTNVLSISHDSSPYLRTYAHCSKEGSGITLLLINMENSTSFDVSLVNDMNFYPEELASEGINKGNLMDSLKRKEYHLTPKDGNIQSDVVLLNGTPLELTKSKEIPELKPKIVDASSSSPIKVAPHSIVFVQINNFNAPACAPPTK